The genomic segment CGAAGTCGACGGCAACCTGCTGATGGGCGGTGGATACACGGTTTACAGCTCGGCGCAGTTCAATGGCGGATCGGTCGAGGGGGTTTCGTTCACCAAGAATCGCATGGGCAGAGGGAGGTGGGGCTATAGTTCGATTGTGAAAAACCTCCCGGTGTGGCGGGAAAACGTAGATAGCGCGACCGGGCGCACCATTGGTCCTCGGTAGATCATCTGCGGCCTCAGGTCGCCTATTTATCCACACGCCGGAACCAGAATGATCCTGGCTCCCGCCACGGTTCGCGCATCAGAACCGGACATGCGTTGTTCAGCCTAGCCTTGTGATTGCGTGCAAGCCAGTTAACTGCGCCAATGATCTCGAAATGTGCGTTGAAACTCAGGAAGGCCTCCAGGAGATATTGCTCATTCCATAGCCAGCGATCGCGAAGGAGCCATTGAGCAGGGTAATCGTGCGGCGTGAAGACGTCGTGGACATGCACGATCACGTTGGGACGGAGGAGGCCGAGTACGTGCAGGTATTCGTGCAGGACGTCGCCCTGCGGGCGAATGATGTGTGAGGAGTCGATGAAGAGAATGTCGTTCTCTTCCAGCGCCTCAAAAAGGCTGTCTGGGCAGCACTCGACCTTTCTTCTCAGGACCGTGACACCCGCTGATTCGAGCCAAGGTTGCTCAAACGGTTCAATACAGATCTGCTCGCATCGATAGCCCGGGCTGTCCCTCCCGTTCGCCTCTATCGCGAGGCGGGCCATGAGGGTCGAATTGCCACTCCCGACCTCGACGATCCGTTTGGGTTTGAAGTGACGTATCATGTTATAGAGAAATTCGGCGTCTCCAGGCTCGAACGAGCCGTTGTGGTATCCGAATTCGTCGGGTCCCTTTTGAACGGTTGGAATTTTGAGCAGTTCGTCGCGGTACTTAAATTGCTCGACCAGCTCAAGCTGTGTCGCTTCGTTTAGATCCAGTCCAGCGATTTCTCGCGGAAGATCTAGGTCGCGCTTCAGGTCTTTCGCGAGAACGATCGGCTCATAGTAGTGATGCCGCACGATGGCGAACTGAAATCTGTCACAGATTGACCTCGACAAGGGAGCTCGATCACGGAGGCGACCAAGGAGGACTGCAAGTGGAGCAAAAAGTAGAACGACCGGCGTCAAAATCAGATCGAGTACTCGGTAAACGGACTCGCGGAAATAGTGCATGGATCATCACTTCCGATCTGTAGAAATGGGACAATCTTCGGCCTAGCAAGGCTCCGCTTCGATGCACGAATATTGTGGCCCATTGCCATTCCGCCGTCCAGACCAGATCGCTCGCATGTGAGGTCGTCCAGGGCAGTGGAAAACCGGCGTCTTCACCGGGAGGGAATGGCTGTATTCTCATTCGTTACCGTGTCGCGACTACGCGGCGAGCCTCGCCTCAGCGGCGATCGATTTCCGGGCATGAGGACTCGCGCGCTTCAAGGGCTACGGATACGCAACCGAATTGATCTCCCTCCAAATAGCTCCTCGACAGCCTTCGACTGCCACACCTCAGAAGAGCGCCTGTGTTCCGCTGTCCCCGGCAGAACTCTGCTGACGAGTTCGCGCGAGATCCGTCGAACGGAGAGAATCGATTCCCACCCAATCGTGGTCTGGCGGTCTTTTTGAAGCGAGCCTTTGGTGAAGTTGTTAAAAATATATATCCGCAATTAAATTGCGAAAATGCCAAGAGGCGATGAGAAGCTGCGCGCTCGTTGCCGTCTGCGAAGATAAAGGTGAATAAGTCGGCAGTGTGCTCTTGCGGCAACGCGCGAACACTCGCACTCTGTCGCGGCTTATATCGCGGTGTTACTTCGGGTTTTTTTAATCGCGTTGAATTTGGTCGCGCGTTGCACCCAAAAAATGACCCAAGTGGCGCCCCCATCTTGTCCCAAAAAAGCCCCCGCCGATGGAGCATGACACCGGCCGTGGCGCGCCTTTGGGGATGGCGCACCTGCGTGCGCTGCACGTTCGATTTAACTGCGAAGGAGAAAAATATCTTGGCAACGACGACTGCGTGGCCTGATGCTACGAACACTGGAGTGTCGGCGGGCGTGACCCTCACTCCTTACTACGGGGACCTCGTCATCAATACCGCGGGAGCCGTGATCAGCGGCCTCGACATCCATGGATCGGTCTACATCAACGCTCCGAATGTCACCTTGGAGAACTGCAAGGTCACGACGGATGCGTTCTACGCCGTGAGGGTTGCGACGGGGGTAACGGGTGCGGTGATCCAGCACAATGAGATCAATGGCGTCGGCTCGGGCAACGACGGCGACTATGGAATCATGGGTCAGGGAACGTTCATCGCCAACAACATCTACAACGTTGAGAATGGGATCGGCGTGGATGGAGGGAATACCCTCATTCAGGACAATTACATCCACGACATGATCGCATCGGGATCCCCGCACTACGACGGTATCTCGATTGACGGGAAAAACTACGACATCACGATCCGCCATAACACGGTCATTAACGACCACACTCAAACGGCAGCGATCATGATCGACAATTACTTCGGACCTGTCTCGAACGTCGTTGTCGACAACAATCTATTGTATGGTGGTGGCTACAACATCTACAGCTCGGCCCAGTTCAACGGCGGTTCGGTCACGGGAGTCTCGATCACGAACAATCACATGGGCGGAGGTTATTGGGGCCCAACCGCATTCACCGGCAACACCCCAGTTTACACCGGCAATGTGGATGACAGCGGGAGCCTTATCGCGACCCTCAACACATCGGCGAACAGCGGCTCGGGCTCGACGGCCCCAACTGTGCCGGATGCTCCCATCATCGCGTCGTTCTCGACCGACAGCGGCACCG from the Bradyrhizobium sp. WBAH42 genome contains:
- a CDS encoding class I SAM-dependent methyltransferase; the protein is MHYFRESVYRVLDLILTPVVLLFAPLAVLLGRLRDRAPLSRSICDRFQFAIVRHHYYEPIVLAKDLKRDLDLPREIAGLDLNEATQLELVEQFKYRDELLKIPTVQKGPDEFGYHNGSFEPGDAEFLYNMIRHFKPKRIVEVGSGNSTLMARLAIEANGRDSPGYRCEQICIEPFEQPWLESAGVTVLRRKVECCPDSLFEALEENDILFIDSSHIIRPQGDVLHEYLHVLGLLRPNVIVHVHDVFTPHDYPAQWLLRDRWLWNEQYLLEAFLSFNAHFEIIGAVNWLARNHKARLNNACPVLMREPWREPGSFWFRRVDK